In Mytilus trossulus isolate FHL-02 chromosome 14, PNRI_Mtr1.1.1.hap1, whole genome shotgun sequence, a genomic segment contains:
- the LOC134695957 gene encoding phosphatidylinositol 3,4,5-trisphosphate 3-phosphatase TPTE2-like — MDERNNTDATVKDNDNAGDKTAINNTENKHLKNGFSKIDETELVDVVINDGKDIEDESEQIFQDVIIDDEFHGKEKQPESRLGILRQSAKGVIEHIAFRIFTVVLILTDITLVIVEVTVFSEDDETSYRIELVSRAIIAYFVLEIFVRIFVKGKRFFKSVMDVLDMIIVFATFIFDVATFVVGVSTNDYSRLPVIGRGLRIVRIFRSIYIMVQQYRHFTKAARQTVSQNKRRYQKDGFDLDLCYVTERVIAMSYPSSGVRKLYRNPIEDVARFLDTKHKDHYRVYDLCSERNYDPSKFHGRVERLFIDDHNVPILEDLIKFCKNVREWLSKDDRNVIAVHCKGGKGRTGTMICTWLVDCDMFKEAESSLDYFGGRRTDLSVGTTFQGVETPSQSRYVGYYENVKKDYDGESPPVINLKITSIKITGINDIGRGDGSDLAMEIYKNKEKVHTVQFGKQINCQFRHNNLKNQIDVQILNCPDLNNDTKVRFTSKSSKVPKVYDNCAFFFWFHTSFIENNRLLLPRDELDNPHKKKVHKIYKDDFSVEVGFEKIS; from the exons ATGGACGAAAGGAACAACACAGATGCCACTGTCAAGGACAATGACAATGCAGGAGATAAAACAGCTATAAAcaatacagaaaacaaacacCTCAAGAATGGCTTTTCTAAAATCGATGAAACAGAATTAGTTGATGTTGTTATAAACGATGGAAAGGATATTGAAGACGAAAGCGAACAAATATTTCAGGATGTGATTATAGACGATGAATTCCATGGGAAAGAAAAACAACCTGAATCAAGACTTGG GATTTTAAGACAGTCTGCGAAAGGTGTAATTGAACATATTGCGTTCCGGATATTTACAGTTGTCCTGATTCTAACTGATATTACTTTAGTTATCGTTGAAGTGACTGTCTTCAGTGAAGATGATGAAACATCTTACAGAATAGAATTAGTTTCGAGGGCAATCATTGCTTACTTCGTCCTGGAAATATTCGTTAGAATATTTGTCAAAGG AAAACGATTTTTTAAGAGTGTAATGGACGTCCTTGATATGATTATAGTATTTGCAACATTTATCTTTGATGTAGCAACTTTTGTAGTTGGTGTGTCTACGAATGACTACTCCAG ACTTCCAGTAATTGGACGAGGGTTGAGAATTGTTAGAATATTCCGGTCTATATACATCATGGTCCAACAGTATCGTCACTTTACGAAAGCTGCTAGACAAACTGTATCCCAAAATAAAAGGAGGTACCAGAAAGATGGATTCGATCTGGATCTCTGTTACGTTACAG AAAGAGTAATAGCTATGTCCTATCCGTCATCTGGTGTTAGGAAACTATACAGAAATCCTATTGAG gaTGTAGCCCGATTTTTAGATACTAAACATAAAGATCACTACAGAGTTTATGATTTATGCA GTGAACGTAATTACGACCCGAGTAAATTCCACGGGCGAGTAGAACGCTTGTTTATAGATGATCATAACGTTCCAATCCTTGA agatttgataaaattttgtaagAATGTACGTGAGTGGCTATCTAAGGATGACAGAAATGTTATAGCTGTCCATTGTAAAGGGGGAAAAGGTAGAACGGGGACCATGATATGTACTTGGTTGGTAGACTGTGATATGTTTAAAGAAGCAGAG AGTAGTCTGGATTATTTTGGAGGGAGAAGAACGGACCTCAGTGTTGGTACGACATTCCAAGGCGTGGAAACGCCAAGTCAG AGTAGATATGTTGGTTATTATGAGAATGTAAAGAAAGACTACGATGGAGAAAGTCCACCAGTAATTAACCTGAAAATCACAAGTATCAAAATAACAGGCATAAATG ATATTGGAAGAGGAGATGGATCAGATTTAGCAATGGAAATATACAAGAACAAAGAAAAGGTCCATACGGTACAATTTGGCAAACAGATAAATTGTCAG TTTCgacataataatttgaaaaaccAGATAGACGTTCAGATATTGAATTGCCCAGACCTTAACAACGACACCAAAGTTCGATTCACATCAAAATCT TCGAAAGTACCAAAGGTGTACGATAATTGTGCATTTTTCTTCTGGTTCCATACATCATTCATCGAAAATAACAG